GCGGGAAGCTTCATCGTTATTGCCGGGATGGAGGGATTTGAGCTGTGGAAATCGTTTTTATTCGCGCTGGGGGTACTCGTCGCGATGATTCCCGAGGGGCTCCTCCCGACCGTCACTCTTGCCCTTGCATTCGCGGCGCGTAGAATGGCTTCCAAAGGATTTTTGGTCAATACCCTGTCGGTGATCGAAAATCTCGGGGCGGTGACGGTCATTGCGACCGATAAAACCGGAACGATTACCCGCAATACGATGGAGGTGGTAACTCCCCGCTTCCCCCCTTCTGAGGAGATGCTTGATGCGATTATGTTGTGCAACCGGGCCGACGGGGAACGGGGAGATCCCGTCGATCTGGCGCTGCTGCGTTATGCGCAGCGTTACGACGATCCCGCTAGGCGTCGGGATGACAAGCCGCTGTTGGCCGAATATCCTTTTGACTACCATCTCAAACGGATGGGTACCCTGCATCAAACACCGCAGGGGTATGAAGTTTTCGTCAAAGGGGCTCCCGAAATCATCATAGCGCTGTGCGATACGGACGGTTCGGGAATGCCCCTTGACGCTTCTTCGAGGGAGAGGTTGAGTACGGAGCACGACGCTATCGCGTCGGGAGGGTACAGGGTGATCGCCCTTGCTAGAAAACGCTCCAGCGCACTCCCCCGTTCGCGTGAAGAAGCCGAGCGGGGACTATGCTTTATCGGTTTTATCGCACTGGTCGATCCGCTGCGCGAAGATATCATCGAAGCGGTCGCCAAATGCCACAGGGCCGGAATCCGGTTGCTGATGATAACGGGTGACCATCCGGTCACGGCGGGTTCGATAGGGGTTCAGGCGGGGATTATCGATTCGGTGGAGGATGTTTTGAGTTCCGAGCAGATCGAATCGATCCCGCCGGAGGGGCTTAAGCGGCTGCTGAAAAAAAACCGGGTGTTCGCGCGCGTTTCTCCCGAACAGAAGCTCCGTATCGTCACCCTGCTCAAAGAGATGGGAGAGACGGTCGCGGTCACCGGAGACGGCGTCAACGATGCCCCGGCGCTCAAAAAAGCCGATGTCGGCATTGCGATGGGATCGGGGACCGACGTTGCCAAGCAAAGTGCCGATGCCGTTTTGGTGGACGACCATTTCGCGACAATCGTCAAAGGGATCGAAGAGGGACGTGCCGTTTACGAAAACATCCGCCGTTTTATCACCTACATGCTCGCCAGTAATCTTCCCGAAGCGGTCCCCTACATCCTCTATTTCTGGATCGGAGCTCCGCTGGCGCTCCCCGTCGCACTGGTGCTTGCGATCGATCTTGGAACCGATATCATGCCGGGATTGGCATTGGGTGCCGAGCCGCCCCACAAATCGCTGATGCGCAAAGGACCCCGCAGCCGCAAAGAACCGATTCTGACCCCCGGAGTCTATTTGAGGGCGTTCGGTTTTCTGGGGATACTCGGATCGGTCGCATCCATGGGGTTTTTCTTCGGCTATCTTTATGCCCACGGCTGGGAGTGGGGAACGACCCTTTCGTGGAACGATCCGCTCTATCTGCAGGCGACGACGCTCGCATTTGCCGCGATCGTATTCGCCCAGATCGGAAACGGCCTCTCCTGCCGGAGCGAACGCGATTCGCTGCGCAGCGTAGGGTGGGGAAGCAATCCGTATTATTGGGGAGGGGTCGCTTCGGAGTTGGTTATTCTGGGTGTGATCGTCTGGATGCCGGGCGTATCGGGCATTTTTGCAACGGCTCCGTTTGAACCGGCCTACTGGGCCGGAGTGGCGATGATCGTTCCACTGGTCGTGGCGGTCGAAGAGGTGCGCAAAGCGGTGGTACGTTATCGAGGATGAAATAAAAAATATCGGAGGATTATTTTACAATGAGGATGGTGGACCCTAGCGGGATCGAACCGCTGACCTCGTCGCTGCCAGCGACGCGCTCTCCCAGCTGAGCTAAGGGCCCAAAGTTTTGGAACGGAAATTATAGAGTGTGCATCCTAAAATGTCAATAGGGAGCCAAAAAACGGTCGATGTGTAAAGTTTTCAACGCATTGTGCCGATATAAGCGGTATGAAAAAGTTAGCCCTTACAATCATCCTCGGTGTCACAGGCGTAGCGTTGAACGCTCAGGAATATACGATCCAGACGATCAGCGCCAAAAAAGAAGCTTCCATCACTCCCGCTTTCGAAAAGAAAGTACATAAAAGCGCTTTGCAAAGCGTCAAGAAAAAAGAGGGAATCTGCAACGTTGTGACGGTGGGACGTTACGACAGTGTCAAAAAAGCGCGCGCGGACCTGGCTAAAGCCAAAGCGATCGCCAAAGACGCCTTTGTCCGTCCGATCGAGCGGAACGTACCCAAATCGTGTGAGAGCGCAAGCGCGGCGAAAACCGACAAAGAATCTCCGGCCAAAGAGAGCGTTGCCGCAGTGGCGCATACCACAGCCCCCGTAACCGTCGAAAAACCCAAGGAGGCGATTGCAGCGGCTCCGGTTGCGGCCCCGCATCCGGTTGCCCCGGTCGTCCAGGAAACCCCGAAAACGGTTTCAACCGCGACAGTGCGTCCGACCGTTGTGGTATATGATCGCAATCTCGCCCGAAAAAGCGATATTCACGACGCGATCGAATATTACAAGACCTCTCCCTACCACACCTTCAAGCCCGTGGCGATGCAGAGCCGTTAAGGCTCTTTGTTAAGGGCGCTGTACAGACAGTCCAGATCGATTCCCAACTCGTTTTTTGCCGCCGCGTGAAGCTTCTCTAGCAGTTCGAGGGGGGTTTCCCCGTCGGCGGGATAACACACGGCGGCCGAGGGGACGGCGGTCGCGAACCGCTCATTTACCATTTTTTTGACGATGCCGGTCCCGTAGCGGTCGGTGTAGGGCATCACCACGAAGTAGTGGTGGTCGTAATGGACGAGTGAATCGGAGGTCCGGAGCAGCGTCCCAAGCGTCGGCTCGACCGATTCGGGGATCACCTCTGAAAAATCGAACAGCATCACCGCAAAACTTTCCGACCGGTTTTCGTTGAGCCTGTCGGCAAGCCCGATATTGAGCTCCACCAGCGCCGTAAAATCATAAAACGCAAACATAACTCCCGCCATACTGACTCCTTGGACAAAATCTCAAAACAGTATAACGTAAGTTTGGATTTACAGCGGCAAATCGAAAAAATAGGCCAGCCCGTAATAGATACTGTAAAGACCGTAGATCAAAATGGCCGATGCGGCGATGCGGTTCATCGTCTGGCGAAACGCGATCTCTTTGAAAAAACTGACCGACTGCCCGAGCGCGAGGAGGGTGGGAACGGTAGCGAGGCCGAATGCCGCCATGATCAGACCCCCGTCGATAACCGAAGCGGAGGCTGCGGCTTTGGCGGCGAAAAAGAAGACGAAACCGCAGGGAAAAAAGCCGTTCATCACCCCGAGGGCGAAAAAGCTGCCGACGCCTTTGCTTTTGATAAGGCGGGAAAAAAGGGCTTTGAAGAGAGAATTGGAGGAGAAACCGCGCTCCAGGGCGTGGATAAGCGACGAGACGCCGAACATCCCCAGTGCGGTGACGACCATGACGGCCCCGGCGAAAATGAACAGGGCCCCGTGCATCTCCATCGTAAAGCTCAACAAGGCTCCAAGCGCCCCGAAAAGCATCCCCAGAACGACATAGGAACTCACTCGCCCCAGATTGTAGGCGCCGTGGCGGATCAGTTGGGCGACACGCGACATCGACGCATCGATTTTGGTCGAGCTGTAGGCGACGATAAACCCCCCGCACATCCCGATGCAATGACCGAAACTTCCTGCAAAGGCGATTGAGACGATCAGCCACCATTCGATACCGTTCATAAGTCACCCTTTTAAAAAATATCAGCATACTAAATGATTTTCGTTACAACAGTGTTAACACTTAACGAAAATTTAACAGTTCTATGAAACAATAGCATGAAAACACTAAAAGGATAAACGATGAAAAAAGTTCTTCTCTCCCTTGCGGCGCTTGTGGCGGTGGCCGGTGCCGATCAGCTGGTCAAGCTCAACGTAAGCGGCATGACCTGCCCCGCGTGCGTCAAAAACGTTAAAGAATCCCTCTCCGAAGTAAAAGGGGTTAAAGAGAGCAGCGTTTATCTCAAAGAGGGGCGCGCGGAGGTCAAAGCGGCCGAGGGGACCAAGCCCGAAGCGATGTGCGACGCGATCAAGCAGGCGGG
This DNA window, taken from Sulfuricurvum sp. IAE1, encodes the following:
- a CDS encoding sulfite exporter TauE/SafE family protein; its protein translation is MNGIEWWLIVSIAFAGSFGHCIGMCGGFIVAYSSTKIDASMSRVAQLIRHGAYNLGRVSSYVVLGMLFGALGALLSFTMEMHGALFIFAGAVMVVTALGMFGVSSLIHALERGFSSNSLFKALFSRLIKSKGVGSFFALGVMNGFFPCGFVFFFAAKAAASASVIDGGLIMAAFGLATVPTLLALGQSVSFFKEIAFRQTMNRIAASAILIYGLYSIYYGLAYFFDLPL
- a CDS encoding cation transporter; its protein translation is MKKVLLSLAALVAVAGADQLVKLNVSGMTCPACVKNVKESLSEVKGVKESSVYLKEGRAEVKAAEGTKPEAMCDAIKQAGYGCKVVK
- a CDS encoding cation-transporting P-type ATPase; the encoded protein is MKTLRRSEILSVLETAEEGLAEAEAALRLAEYGPNLLPRIRPRSVLLKLLDQFTHFFALLLWMAAGISFLSAALDPSSGIEAIGWAILVVIVLNGLGGFYQEYRTERSLEALRNILPQRVNVLREGKRRTICADELVIGDVVLVGEGDKVPADLYILSAFDVWVNESTLTGESVPVSADAVETPHPRHTLYSGTFVVKGEAQGVVYAVGKETRYGKIAMMTQEVDSGIGHLQKEISHISKVIAAVSFAIAGSFIVIAGMEGFELWKSFLFALGVLVAMIPEGLLPTVTLALAFAARRMASKGFLVNTLSVIENLGAVTVIATDKTGTITRNTMEVVTPRFPPSEEMLDAIMLCNRADGERGDPVDLALLRYAQRYDDPARRRDDKPLLAEYPFDYHLKRMGTLHQTPQGYEVFVKGAPEIIIALCDTDGSGMPLDASSRERLSTEHDAIASGGYRVIALARKRSSALPRSREEAERGLCFIGFIALVDPLREDIIEAVAKCHRAGIRLLMITGDHPVTAGSIGVQAGIIDSVEDVLSSEQIESIPPEGLKRLLKKNRVFARVSPEQKLRIVTLLKEMGETVAVTGDGVNDAPALKKADVGIAMGSGTDVAKQSADAVLVDDHFATIVKGIEEGRAVYENIRRFITYMLASNLPEAVPYILYFWIGAPLALPVALVLAIDLGTDIMPGLALGAEPPHKSLMRKGPRSRKEPILTPGVYLRAFGFLGILGSVASMGFFFGYLYAHGWEWGTTLSWNDPLYLQATTLAFAAIVFAQIGNGLSCRSERDSLRSVGWGSNPYYWGGVASELVILGVIVWMPGVSGIFATAPFEPAYWAGVAMIVPLVVAVEEVRKAVVRYRG